From the Rhodothermia bacterium genome, one window contains:
- a CDS encoding ISKra4 family transposase → DRMNYPSYLKRGLCIGNGAMEAANRTLVQTRCKRSGQRWSEQGVNHILNLRCAWQSNNWTCVTKLLVEH, encoded by the coding sequence CCGATAGGATGAATTATCCATCGTATTTAAAACGAGGTCTGTGTATCGGTAATGGGGCAATGGAAGCCGCAAACCGAACGTTGGTTCAGACCCGTTGCAAACGCAGTGGCCAACGATGGAGCGAACAGGGGGTCAATCATATTTTGAACCTCAGATGTGCTTGGCAATCTAACAATTGGACGTGTGTTACTAAACTCTTGGTAGAGCATTAG